A genomic segment from Haladaptatus sp. R4 encodes:
- a CDS encoding HEPN domain-containing protein, with product MFDKIKTATDSEVHEVLGHYMTKDISLIEAAIELSAAPETLREILDYHDIDVREPTKEELVQDAAECLEPSKHGDGYQYSSTDEGQLEETVSAIIERINVELDQFQLSEGGLRRQIKGAIWEAKTGDGDTADVFWSEMDDIHRYLGTQDRSTYNIVFPLNVIYDDIEHPDEYRVLGETVEALTDDVWETCSNWAYDCEKEKAEKSDVIGDRNKLEEWFKDSPNQLDRGGQTYWMVEIEALDNEYATDRCIAVLRFLLGRINFALSRNQLEGMQMNSSIWNTRWMDLRLPFVYLIFEDNKYSHFSYSRDPTPRKSVKLFGHKADRYDNYLDDIPPLSDNRDTMENRLVKAVHSFQDAVTDTEAEDAFLNYWRAAESLTLTSETDTTSTVVQRARTVARTSNVVSQSKICEKRNKLVHEGESVEITTDDTNTVKDMVEALIILYVNKSSDWSHDDFLFFFEHGDKSDAALGHLKEERLSNIDMIEEILQRN from the coding sequence ATGTTTGACAAGATAAAGACGGCGACCGATTCCGAAGTGCACGAAGTCCTTGGCCATTACATGACAAAGGACATATCCCTGATCGAGGCAGCGATAGAACTCTCCGCTGCACCGGAAACCCTTCGCGAAATTCTAGATTACCATGACATTGACGTTAGAGAGCCGACAAAGGAAGAGCTTGTGCAAGACGCTGCTGAGTGTTTAGAACCCTCGAAGCACGGAGACGGATATCAATACAGCTCCACTGACGAAGGGCAACTCGAAGAAACAGTGAGTGCCATCATTGAGCGGATTAACGTTGAACTAGACCAGTTTCAACTAAGCGAGGGAGGTCTACGAAGGCAAATCAAGGGAGCTATCTGGGAAGCGAAAACGGGTGACGGTGATACTGCTGATGTATTCTGGTCAGAGATGGATGACATCCATCGCTATCTTGGGACACAAGACCGGTCTACATACAATATCGTATTTCCGCTCAACGTGATATACGACGATATTGAGCACCCCGACGAATACCGAGTTCTCGGCGAGACGGTAGAGGCCCTCACAGATGATGTGTGGGAAACGTGTTCTAACTGGGCGTATGATTGTGAGAAAGAAAAGGCCGAAAAATCGGATGTGATTGGCGACAGAAATAAGCTCGAAGAATGGTTTAAGGATTCGCCAAATCAGCTCGATCGAGGTGGTCAAACGTACTGGATGGTCGAGATTGAGGCACTAGATAACGAATACGCAACTGACAGATGTATAGCGGTTCTCAGATTTCTGCTTGGTCGGATCAATTTCGCACTTAGCCGTAACCAGCTTGAGGGAATGCAGATGAATAGCAGTATCTGGAACACGAGGTGGATGGATTTACGGTTGCCGTTTGTCTACCTTATCTTCGAAGATAACAAGTACTCTCATTTCTCCTATAGTAGGGATCCAACTCCGCGTAAATCGGTGAAACTATTCGGACACAAGGCTGACCGATATGACAACTATCTTGATGACATCCCGCCTTTGAGCGATAATCGAGATACAATGGAGAACCGGCTTGTCAAAGCCGTCCACTCGTTCCAGGATGCAGTAACTGATACGGAAGCCGAGGACGCGTTTCTTAACTATTGGCGGGCAGCTGAAAGTCTGACTCTTACTTCAGAGACCGATACAACGTCAACAGTTGTTCAACGTGCTAGAACAGTTGCCAGAACATCGAATGTAGTCAGTCAGTCGAAAATCTGCGAGAAACGAAATAAGTTGGTTCATGAGGGCGAGTCGGTGGAGATCACGACAGATGATACAAATACAGTAAAGGACATGGTTGAGGCGCTTATTATCCTCTACGTGAACAAATCTTCGGATTGGTCGCATGACGACTTCCTCTTTTTCTTTGAGCACGGGGATAAGAGTGATGCTGCACTTGGTCATCTCAAAGAAGAACGCCTGTCTAATATTGACATGATTGAGGAAATTCTCCAGAGGAACTGA
- a CDS encoding DUF2254 family protein encodes MSKDLLFDNQMVKSTFWKYRWMITTVLSLIILVTVITFNYNPRASGEVVLTTLATAQTGIFAIVFSVVILGVQLSTSQYAPRLAADFAADQSYQKTIGIFGASISSNIIGLFLFGQLSDSVLTLILVISISLAIGAFFTLYSFVSETLKKTTPEGILTHIQDSMTPESMLSDIEEAAEDPVNPDPFLTLISVIHSFITSKDRAGASLGLDILAERVSTLLGCSTMNRFKEGSPVDQSIKRVCTDQLPSTVEEAVYNDLTQIGLQVSESVKTIGEAAIENSSDRAFEHLITGHINLIDTLEFKSENERIRTEVMDTSGKLLKKAADEGLWDSTAIGTRLMGWVAAASIMMRDQEDSRNNRYSSLLILLFPKLLMKAVNVPATFEDHPIHEWLRLQRSDAHPVARLINSCYGSMAEITSAAIRYELRTEQRIVDWESVAYGWSEGLETLEQSNLDSMKQLWFGTVLYLEYLDAISPDHVMKGFNPHSRHRVSEKIGQKTVAKIKDESLDPSSPIELKPGGANPVEMPLTGIQVPVIPDAEITFREWVSDQVFVFGSGGFVSSSDDEY; translated from the coding sequence ATGTCAAAAGATCTCTTATTCGACAATCAAATGGTAAAATCGACCTTTTGGAAGTATCGATGGATGATAACTACTGTCTTATCGCTTATCATTTTAGTCACAGTAATAACTTTCAATTATAATCCGAGAGCCTCAGGTGAGGTTGTTTTGACTACTTTAGCGACAGCGCAAACAGGGATTTTTGCCATTGTTTTCTCAGTCGTTATACTTGGAGTTCAGTTGTCTACCTCTCAGTATGCTCCACGCTTGGCTGCGGATTTCGCAGCAGATCAGTCTTACCAGAAAACTATAGGGATATTCGGAGCTTCGATTAGCTCAAATATTATTGGCCTCTTTCTATTTGGGCAGTTATCTGACTCTGTCCTCACGCTCATACTTGTGATCTCTATTTCGCTCGCGATAGGTGCGTTTTTTACTCTCTACAGCTTCGTTAGCGAGACCCTCAAAAAGACGACTCCAGAGGGTATTTTGACCCATATCCAAGACAGTATGACTCCTGAGTCAATGCTTTCAGATATTGAGGAAGCCGCTGAAGATCCCGTGAATCCTGACCCTTTCTTGACGCTCATCTCTGTCATACACTCATTCATTACTAGTAAGGACCGGGCTGGCGCTTCTTTGGGCCTAGATATCCTCGCAGAAAGGGTATCTACTCTGCTCGGATGCTCAACAATGAATAGATTCAAAGAAGGTTCACCAGTAGATCAATCAATAAAGAGAGTTTGTACTGATCAGCTACCAAGTACGGTGGAGGAAGCCGTGTACAACGATCTCACCCAAATTGGTCTTCAGGTCTCTGAATCAGTGAAAACTATTGGCGAAGCCGCAATAGAGAACAGTTCAGATAGAGCATTTGAGCATCTCATTACTGGCCACATCAATTTAATTGATACACTTGAATTTAAATCGGAAAACGAACGGATCAGAACCGAAGTCATGGATACTTCTGGAAAATTGCTCAAGAAGGCCGCGGACGAGGGGCTGTGGGATAGCACAGCTATCGGTACAAGACTAATGGGATGGGTTGCTGCAGCATCTATCATGATGCGGGACCAAGAGGACAGCCGGAACAACCGATACAGCTCACTCTTAATCCTCCTTTTCCCGAAGTTGTTAATGAAAGCAGTCAATGTGCCTGCAACCTTCGAAGATCATCCAATACATGAATGGCTACGTTTACAACGATCAGATGCCCACCCAGTAGCGCGTTTGATTAACAGTTGTTACGGCTCCATGGCAGAAATAACGTCGGCAGCGATTCGATATGAACTGCGGACGGAACAGCGAATTGTTGATTGGGAATCGGTGGCATATGGGTGGTCAGAGGGTCTGGAGACACTTGAACAGTCAAATCTGGATTCGATGAAGCAGCTGTGGTTCGGAACGGTACTTTACCTAGAATATCTTGACGCTATTTCACCAGATCACGTCATGAAAGGCTTCAACCCGCACAGCCGACACCGAGTCTCGGAGAAGATAGGGCAGAAAACAGTGGCTAAAATCAAAGATGAGAGCCTAGATCCCAGCTCTCCTATTGAACTCAAACCGGGAGGTGCTAACCCTGTTGAAATGCCGCTAACAGGTATCCAAGTTCCAGTGATTCCGGATGCCGAGATCACATTTCGTGAATGGGTTTCAGATCAAGTGTTTGTATTTGGCTCAGGGGGGTTTGTTAGCTCTTCTGATGATGAATATTAA
- a CDS encoding Fic family protein yields MPTRELPDSAPGTYISSHPNPYYSPESLPVESKLEISDQTRDLVADAAYQIGRVDGVSSTVDFSAVLYTSLIRIEAVESARIEGADVEYQELEAYHTQHPTGETDPTIEKDLKEALNYENALNYGLDRIESGDSITLSLIKELHSMLLEDVRNDGDVVGDFRDHMVHLASPQSGQRPFVPPTPESLNGLMQSLESYIQMGGQYHPLIDASIIHYFFETVHPFSDGNGRLGRLLIILYLASEGYLESPYIYPSAYFNRNKVEYVERMRAVSEEATWDEWIMFFIEGLRSQAETSYNRTQQLRELQARYEKEYPGSTNTDIFARQLLQYPYFTAPDLVEYLGVSRRTAYKIVDDLEADGLIEEVTGKQRGKEYKAVDVFDILE; encoded by the coding sequence ATGCCTACGAGAGAGCTGCCGGACAGTGCCCCGGGAACGTATATCTCGTCTCATCCAAATCCGTATTATTCACCAGAATCACTACCGGTAGAGTCAAAGCTCGAGATTTCCGATCAAACACGTGACCTTGTCGCCGATGCTGCATATCAGATCGGTCGTGTCGACGGAGTTAGTTCAACAGTCGACTTCTCTGCCGTTCTCTATACATCTCTTATTCGTATCGAAGCCGTCGAATCCGCACGCATTGAAGGTGCCGATGTCGAGTATCAAGAGCTCGAAGCGTATCACACACAACACCCTACAGGAGAGACAGACCCAACGATTGAGAAAGATCTTAAAGAGGCACTCAACTACGAAAATGCGCTCAACTATGGGCTTGACAGAATCGAAAGCGGGGACTCGATAACGCTCTCGCTTATTAAAGAACTTCACTCGATGCTCCTTGAAGACGTTCGGAACGACGGTGACGTTGTCGGCGACTTCCGCGATCACATGGTTCATCTAGCGAGTCCACAATCTGGACAACGTCCGTTCGTCCCGCCGACCCCAGAGAGTCTCAATGGACTCATGCAGTCGCTCGAATCGTATATTCAGATGGGTGGGCAGTATCATCCGCTTATCGACGCTAGCATTATCCACTACTTCTTCGAGACAGTCCACCCGTTTTCGGATGGGAATGGTCGGCTTGGTCGACTCCTCATCATCCTTTATTTGGCGAGTGAGGGGTATCTCGAAAGTCCGTACATCTATCCCAGTGCATACTTCAATCGCAACAAGGTCGAGTATGTCGAGCGGATGCGTGCAGTAAGCGAGGAGGCCACCTGGGACGAGTGGATCATGTTCTTCATCGAAGGGCTTCGGAGTCAAGCTGAGACATCATACAATCGGACCCAACAGCTCCGGGAACTCCAAGCACGGTACGAGAAGGAATATCCGGGCAGTACGAACACAGACATATTCGCTCGTCAATTACTCCAGTATCCATATTTCACAGCCCCCGACCTCGTAGAGTATCTCGGCGTCTCGCGCCGAACTGCCTACAAGATCGTCGACGATCTTGAAGCGGATGGCCTCATCGAGGAAGTGACTGGAAAGCAACGCGGGAAAGAGTACAAGGCAGTCGATGTCTTCGACATCCTTGAGTAG
- a CDS encoding nucleotidyltransferase domain-containing protein, with protein sequence MPDEQIFRYEAMDDILEITANNPTQEFSNRELQTLTGFGGPSVSKALTLLTALGLVTRRDAGRKTLNQINDDHLHETDDPLLEIPQSTFRQPLERFRDRATEELSSIAGIVCFGSVARGEADRVSDIDLFVLTNDNDDLVATRRAISKIKSDLEAQTINGQRYEFETFVESPASARRRGADLRPFFQEGVELYTTEMLQDIKREIFGGSE encoded by the coding sequence TTGCCAGACGAACAGATTTTCAGGTATGAAGCGATGGACGATATCCTCGAAATCACTGCCAATAATCCGACACAAGAATTCTCAAACCGTGAGTTACAGACACTCACTGGATTCGGCGGTCCGAGTGTTTCAAAGGCACTCACACTGCTTACTGCACTTGGGTTGGTCACACGCCGGGACGCTGGTCGAAAAACCCTCAACCAGATCAACGACGACCATCTGCATGAAACCGACGACCCATTACTGGAAATCCCGCAATCGACCTTCCGACAACCACTCGAACGATTCAGAGACCGCGCCACCGAGGAACTCTCATCGATTGCTGGCATCGTTTGCTTTGGCAGCGTTGCACGCGGCGAGGCGGATCGCGTCAGCGATATCGATCTGTTCGTATTGACTAACGACAATGACGACCTCGTGGCCACACGGCGAGCGATCTCGAAAATCAAATCGGATCTCGAAGCACAGACAATCAACGGGCAGCGGTACGAGTTTGAAACCTTCGTCGAATCACCTGCCAGTGCCCGTCGACGAGGTGCAGATCTTCGACCATTTTTCCAAGAAGGGGTCGAACTCTACACAACAGAAATGCTCCAGGACATCAAGCGAGAGATCTTCGGAGGAAGCGAATGA
- a CDS encoding YjiH family protein — translation MASEESTLHTTSTELSQRSIEDIDLDDFAMQPVLKFVIAFLIGGIFFLLPVPYQGEITVPFDIAVSFVTETFPTAVGIYSLAIIISGGVLTTLAMFGDGTFSGYDVSYFETSNVFWGLRIAGLILAPIMFFKLGPEMLHAPGTGGLMWGSLVYSVGVIIPIGAIFITIFVELGGLEFVGTLSRPVMKPLFKVPGRAALDSLASWVGSYSVGLYVTRNVLENGGYHKRDVFTIATCFSTVSIGFVGIVASTLNILSLFPLIFGAYFFCVVITAIILVRLPPIATTSNEYIAEPDPELPFTGSLSDYLKLAVSEATKKAREGDSFAQAAKRGFVDGLKLTTLILGTILAVGLAATMLSAYTSVFDLLGKPLVPIVAALGIPNAETVAPATIVGITEMYVPVLLVTETATKAKFFVAVLSVSQLIFFSSVGPMIMDMFSDIPIQFRDLVALFIMRTIILVPLIAGITHLLAAFGML, via the coding sequence AACTCTCTCAGAGAAGCATCGAAGATATAGATCTCGATGACTTCGCTATGCAACCAGTCCTGAAGTTCGTAATCGCATTTCTTATCGGTGGGATCTTCTTTCTCCTCCCTGTCCCGTACCAAGGGGAAATCACTGTCCCCTTCGACATCGCCGTCAGTTTTGTCACCGAGACGTTCCCGACTGCAGTTGGGATTTATTCGCTGGCAATTATCATCAGCGGCGGTGTCCTAACGACGCTCGCGATGTTCGGTGACGGTACATTTTCGGGCTATGACGTCTCGTACTTTGAGACGTCGAATGTTTTCTGGGGACTTCGGATAGCTGGACTCATTCTGGCACCGATCATGTTCTTCAAACTTGGCCCCGAGATGTTGCATGCACCCGGGACTGGGGGCTTAATGTGGGGATCGTTGGTGTATAGCGTTGGGGTCATCATTCCTATTGGTGCCATTTTTATCACTATCTTTGTCGAGCTCGGTGGTCTAGAGTTCGTTGGTACGCTTTCACGCCCGGTGATGAAGCCACTGTTCAAGGTGCCTGGTCGAGCAGCACTCGACAGTCTCGCCTCATGGGTCGGTTCCTACAGCGTCGGCCTTTACGTCACCCGGAACGTCCTTGAGAACGGAGGCTATCATAAACGCGATGTCTTTACGATCGCCACCTGTTTCTCAACCGTTTCGATTGGATTTGTCGGTATCGTTGCTTCGACACTCAACATACTCTCCTTGTTCCCGCTCATCTTCGGTGCGTACTTCTTCTGTGTCGTCATCACTGCTATCATTCTGGTTCGGTTGCCGCCTATTGCAACAACGTCGAATGAATATATTGCAGAGCCAGATCCTGAGCTCCCATTCACCGGGTCACTCAGTGACTATCTCAAACTCGCGGTTAGTGAAGCTACTAAAAAAGCGAGAGAGGGTGATTCGTTTGCACAAGCCGCAAAACGTGGGTTCGTTGATGGATTAAAACTCACGACACTCATACTCGGGACGATTCTCGCGGTTGGATTAGCCGCGACAATGTTATCAGCATACACATCCGTGTTCGATCTCCTCGGCAAACCACTTGTCCCGATCGTTGCAGCACTGGGAATCCCAAACGCGGAGACTGTTGCTCCCGCTACTATCGTCGGTATCACTGAAATGTACGTCCCGGTACTCCTCGTGACCGAAACAGCTACGAAAGCAAAGTTCTTTGTCGCTGTGCTTTCCGTCTCACAGCTGATTTTCTTCTCGAGCGTTGGGCCAATGATTATGGATATGTTCAGTGATATTCCGATTCAATTCCGTGATCTTGTTGCCTTGTTCATTATGCGGACGATTATCCTCGTCCCTCTTATTGCTGGGATCACTCATCTGTTAGCCGCATTCGGAATGCTCTAA